In Streptomyces paludis, the genomic stretch GGACGACGGCGACGCGCTGGAGGCGGGCCCCGGCGACTTCGTCTCCGTGGCACCCGGCCATGACGCCTGGGTGCTCGGCGACACGCCGTGCGTGGTGATCGACTGGGTCGGCTACGGGACGTACGCGAAACCGGCCGGCGCCTGAAAGCCGGATGGCCGGGGCTCAGGACTACTACGCCGTCGCCTCCCGCAGCGCCCGGCGGCAGAGCGCGTCCGCGCGCCGGGTGGACTCCGGAAGCCGGTAGTCACGGGCGAGGCGCAGCGTGTGCGCGCAGGCGGTCGCCAGATCGACCCGGTGGCCGACCGAGACGAAGACCGGCTTCACGCCCTCCCGCGTACGCAGCGCCCGCCCCACCTCCTCGCCGTTCTCGGCCAGCAGCGGCGAGGAGTCGCCACGCCGCGCGCCCGGCGGCTCGTACGAGAAGGTGAACGGGTTCTTCGCCACGCCCAGCGCCGGCAGCCCCGTGACCACGCCGAGGTGCGCGGCGAGCCCGAAGCGGCGCGGATGGGCCAGCCCGTAGCCGTCGCAGACCACCAGACCGGGATCCGACCTCAGCGCCGCGAGCGCGGCCAGGACCGTCGGCAGCTCCCGGAAGGCCAGCAGACCCGGGATGTACGGGAAGGCCACCCGCCCCACGGCGGTGGCCTCCTCGACCACCGCGAGGGTCGCCGCGTCCAGCACGACCGCCGCCGCCGCGACCATGTCCCGCTCGTCGTCGTACGCCACATCGACGCCGGTCACCAGGCCCGTACCGGGCGGCGGCCCCGGCTCGTCGTGGACGACCAGACCCCGCAGCTCGTCCTGGACGGCGTGGGCCTCGGCCTCGTCGGCGGGTGTC encodes the following:
- a CDS encoding endonuclease V; the encoded protein is MTEIATPADEAEAHAVQDELRGLVVHDEPGPPPGTGLVTGVDVAYDDERDMVAAAAVVLDAATLAVVEEATAVGRVAFPYIPGLLAFRELPTVLAALAALRSDPGLVVCDGYGLAHPRRFGLAAHLGVVTGLPALGVAKNPFTFSYEPPGARRGDSSPLLAENGEEVGRALRTREGVKPVFVSVGHRVDLATACAHTLRLARDYRLPESTRRADALCRRALREATA